From a region of the Candidatus Eisenbacteria bacterium genome:
- the add gene encoding adenosine deaminase: MHRSPPRRRTSPWGDPRRRRLLLHALPKTDLHVHLDGSIRPATLLALGKEQGIRLPVRSNQELRRFLSSLTSGVSLPRYLKAFDLTLKVLQERDALERAAFELAEDAHKEQVRYMEVRYCPALHTRQGLSMEGSVEAVTAGLERARRRYGIQTGTIVCGIRHLSPRLSLKLAELAVAYYGRGVVGFDLAGAEKDYPAKAHRKAFDHVVRSNVNVTVHAGEAFGAESIAQALHYCGAHRIGHGTRLREDPDILRYVNDHRIPLEMCLTSNVQTGAVSSLRAHPFHEYLTQGLRVTLNTDNRLVSSTTMTRELDRAVTALRLRPADVRHVLLNGFKSAFLPLRERGDIVLRAVAEMDAVFEAARAHDKETEPDLL, from the coding sequence GTGCACCGCTCGCCGCCGCGACGGCGGACGTCGCCGTGGGGTGACCCCCGGCGCCGCCGACTTCTCCTCCACGCACTCCCGAAAACCGATCTTCACGTTCACTTGGACGGGTCGATTCGCCCGGCCACGCTGCTCGCGCTGGGAAAAGAGCAGGGAATCCGCCTTCCGGTCCGATCGAACCAGGAGCTCCGCCGCTTTCTTTCCAGCCTGACCTCGGGCGTCAGCCTCCCGCGCTATCTCAAGGCCTTCGATCTCACGCTCAAGGTGCTCCAGGAGCGCGACGCGCTCGAGCGCGCCGCGTTCGAGCTGGCCGAGGACGCGCACAAGGAGCAGGTCCGGTATATGGAGGTCCGCTACTGCCCCGCGCTCCATACGCGGCAGGGACTCTCGATGGAAGGATCAGTCGAGGCGGTGACGGCCGGCCTCGAGCGGGCGCGGCGCCGGTACGGGATCCAGACCGGCACGATCGTCTGCGGCATCCGGCACCTGAGCCCGCGCCTCTCCCTCAAGCTCGCGGAGCTCGCCGTCGCCTACTACGGCCGCGGGGTGGTCGGCTTCGACCTCGCGGGCGCGGAGAAGGACTACCCGGCGAAGGCGCACCGCAAGGCGTTCGATCACGTGGTGCGGAGCAACGTGAATGTGACCGTGCACGCGGGCGAGGCGTTCGGCGCGGAGAGCATCGCGCAGGCGCTCCACTACTGCGGCGCGCACCGCATCGGACACGGGACGCGGCTGCGCGAGGATCCGGACATTCTCCGCTACGTGAACGACCACCGGATCCCGCTCGAGATGTGCCTCACGTCGAACGTCCAGACCGGGGCGGTGTCGTCACTGCGGGCGCACCCGTTCCACGAGTACCTGACCCAGGGGCTTCGGGTCACGCTCAACACCGACAACCGCCTCGTCTCCTCGACGACCATGACGCGCGAGCTCGACCGGGCGGTGACCGCGCTGCGACTCCGCCCGGCGGATGTCCGGCACGTCCTCTTGAACGGGTTCAAGTCGGCCTTCCTGCCGCTCCGCGAGCGGGGAGACATCGTTCTTCGGGCGGTCGCGGAGATGGACGCCGTGTTCGAGGCGGCTCGGGCCCACGATAAGGAGACCGAGCCGGACCTGCTTTGA
- a CDS encoding NADH-quinone oxidoreductase subunit B, with the protein MGLEELVPDGILTTTVDKMVNWARRSSLWPATFGLACCAIEMMATSASRYDLARFGAEVFRASPRQADLMIVAGRVSKKMAPVLKRIYDQMPEPKWVISMGACASCGGVFNDYAIVQGVDTVVPVDVYVPGCPPRPEALIYGIMKLQEKIDKDHVRPVSAPPAPSAGA; encoded by the coding sequence ATGGGTTTAGAAGAGCTCGTACCGGACGGTATTCTCACCACGACCGTCGACAAGATGGTCAACTGGGCACGCCGCTCCTCGCTCTGGCCGGCCACGTTCGGGCTGGCCTGCTGCGCCATTGAGATGATGGCGACCAGCGCTTCACGCTACGACCTCGCGCGGTTCGGCGCGGAGGTGTTTCGCGCCTCCCCGCGCCAGGCGGATCTCATGATCGTCGCGGGACGCGTGAGCAAGAAGATGGCGCCGGTGCTGAAGCGCATCTACGATCAGATGCCGGAGCCCAAGTGGGTGATCTCGATGGGCGCGTGCGCTTCGTGCGGCGGCGTCTTCAACGACTACGCCATCGTGCAGGGCGTCGACACGGTGGTCCCGGTGGATGTCTACGTCCCCGGATGCCCGCCGCGCCCCGAGGCCCTGATCTACGGCATCATGAAGCTTCAGGAGAAGATCGACAAAGATCACGTCCGGCCCGTTTCCGCTCCTCCCGCACCCTCCGCCGGCGCCTAG
- the nuoD gene encoding NADH dehydrogenase (quinone) subunit D, whose amino-acid sequence MSTALASPEFKTLTINMGPQHPSTHGVLRLVIELDGETVVSLKPVMGYLHTGMEKIMESKTYTKSITVTDRMDYLSPLGNNMAYVGAVERIMGLEIPERAQVLRVILLELTRISSHLVWLGTHAIDLGAMSVFLYCFREREKLLDVNDMVAGSRLTPSYFRVGGFYQDVPDAFVPFVKKFCDEFPVALGEYQNLLSKNRIWMNRTIGVGTISPEQALQLSVTGPTLRGSGIAYDVRKTQPYCGYETYEFETPLGRNGDVYDRYLCRIEEMKQSLKLVRQGLDRLRPGTVRADNPYLFPANREDVKKGMEELIFHFKIMSEGFRAPTGDAYFAIESPKGELGFYVASDGGPLPYRVRVRPPSFINLQALEGMSIGRMVSDVVACIGSIDIVLGEVDR is encoded by the coding sequence ATGTCCACCGCGCTCGCCTCCCCGGAGTTCAAGACCCTCACCATCAACATGGGGCCGCAGCACCCGTCGACCCACGGGGTGCTCCGCCTGGTCATCGAGCTGGACGGCGAAACCGTTGTCTCGCTCAAGCCCGTGATGGGATACCTCCACACCGGCATGGAAAAGATCATGGAGTCGAAGACCTATACCAAGTCGATCACGGTCACCGACCGGATGGACTACCTCTCACCGCTCGGGAACAACATGGCCTACGTGGGCGCGGTGGAGCGGATCATGGGTCTCGAGATCCCCGAGCGCGCGCAGGTTCTGCGCGTGATCCTGCTGGAGCTCACCCGGATCTCCTCGCATCTCGTCTGGCTCGGGACGCATGCGATCGATCTCGGCGCCATGAGCGTGTTCCTCTATTGCTTCCGGGAGCGCGAGAAGCTCCTGGACGTGAACGACATGGTGGCGGGCTCCCGCCTGACGCCGAGTTACTTCCGCGTGGGCGGCTTCTATCAGGACGTCCCCGACGCGTTCGTTCCGTTCGTGAAGAAATTCTGCGACGAGTTCCCGGTCGCTCTCGGGGAGTACCAGAACCTCCTCAGCAAGAACCGGATCTGGATGAATCGAACGATCGGCGTCGGCACGATCAGCCCGGAGCAGGCGCTCCAGCTGAGCGTGACCGGTCCCACGCTGCGAGGCAGCGGCATCGCCTACGACGTGCGAAAGACCCAGCCCTACTGCGGCTACGAGACCTACGAATTCGAGACGCCGCTCGGGCGAAACGGCGACGTCTACGACCGCTACCTCTGCCGCATCGAGGAGATGAAGCAATCGCTCAAGCTCGTCCGTCAGGGACTCGACCGGCTTCGCCCCGGGACCGTTCGAGCGGACAACCCGTATCTCTTCCCGGCGAACCGCGAGGACGTGAAGAAGGGGATGGAAGAGCTGATCTTCCACTTCAAGATCATGTCCGAGGGATTCCGCGCCCCGACCGGGGACGCCTACTTCGCGATCGAGTCGCCCAAGGGAGAGCTGGGATTCTACGTCGCGAGCGACGGGGGTCCTCTCCCGTATCGCGTGCGGGTGCGCCCTCCCTCGTTCATTAATCTTCAAGCCCTCGAGGGCATGAGCATCGGACGCATGGTCTCCGACGTCGTCGCGTGCATCGGGAGCATCGACATTGTGCTGGGGGAGGTGGATCGCTAG
- the nuoI gene encoding NADH-quinone oxidoreductase subunit NuoI, with translation MVAELMKGLSITLSHFFKKPVTLKYPDVKMKMYPRFRGLHELHRYENGLERCVCCGLCAAVCPADAIYMEAAENTPTLRFSAGERYAKRYEIDMLRCIFCGYCEEACPEDAIFLGHNFELSDYSRDAFIYSKEQLLVPLGTTNTPGIVRGR, from the coding sequence ATGGTCGCCGAGCTGATGAAGGGCCTTTCGATCACCCTGTCGCACTTCTTCAAGAAGCCGGTCACGTTGAAGTACCCGGACGTGAAGATGAAGATGTATCCGCGCTTCCGCGGGCTCCACGAGCTCCACCGCTACGAGAACGGCCTGGAGCGCTGCGTCTGTTGCGGCCTCTGCGCCGCGGTGTGCCCGGCCGACGCGATCTACATGGAAGCCGCCGAGAATACCCCGACCCTCCGCTTCTCGGCCGGGGAGCGGTACGCCAAGCGCTACGAAATCGACATGCTCCGCTGCATTTTCTGCGGCTACTGTGAGGAAGCCTGCCCCGAGGACGCCATCTTCCTGGGGCACAACTTCGAGCTCTCCGACTACTCGCGCGACGCCTTCATCTACTCGAAGGAACAGCTTCTGGTGCCCCTGGGCACCACGAACACGCCCGGCATCGTCCGCGGCAGATAG
- a CDS encoding sigma-54-dependent Fis family transcriptional regulator produces the protein MIDDKRPRSDTGGFLLKIDDLLAHARFSAVLDAVAEIRATGPLPEALETPLLLARCRALLGLGRWKEVGEIAEKKLSELYALHPDDKRALLEFHIAAGRAVWRIGRPSRAEEHFRAAYHISRWDFEDTAGMLRSRNLLGLCFLSAGEFHRAVGEFARGQLQARDAGLYHEEASFSLNLSIALAKLGRLEEADQGLARARTLFGERGHSRGKVQARLFHAFLLRIAGDLAKADTQVRGALSEAEEHGFEREQIIALEYLGDLALDRHENQSAIESYDRALVHAEKLAPEGDLVPELSRRIAEIHVRIGEPNRALITCERGLRVARRINDRFEEAATYRVMSMAHLLLSHREKAIRTAHEGILQLRKLEALYELTRLLVWAGEILLTGGDAEERRAARDYLWEARSLAMSMKLDHWVERVEKILGVEIASLPVVVPAPEGVSAGSDAPPRGADPGCFKLGVVTQDPRLIDLVRILERASSSRLPILILGETGTGKEALARAAHSLSDRSGHVFVVGHCAALPDGQLDIELFGRDAAGGPGGERARAGLFETAHRGVIFLDEVSELLTAAQAKLLRVIEMGELRRVGGMGLRQVDARVIAASTRDLGGLVRRGLFRDDLYYRLNGIRLEVPPLRERPGDIELIGRYLLERACVQAHKTVTLSESAWAYLMSYAWPGNVRELRNVIDRAVALAQDGDRCRAEAVQVQIPGRNGARHGQAGARGAGRPASADERDMILNALRTHGGNQSEAARSLGGMKRTTLLYKIKKLDIRPEEYGHSTGA, from the coding sequence ATGATCGACGACAAGAGGCCGCGGAGCGACACCGGCGGCTTCCTCCTCAAAATCGACGATCTTCTCGCGCACGCGCGATTCTCCGCGGTCCTGGACGCGGTCGCGGAGATCAGGGCAACCGGGCCCCTCCCGGAGGCGCTGGAGACCCCGCTGCTCCTGGCGCGCTGCCGGGCCCTCCTCGGGCTGGGCCGGTGGAAGGAAGTCGGGGAGATCGCCGAGAAGAAGCTGAGCGAGCTCTACGCGCTCCACCCCGACGACAAGCGCGCGCTCCTCGAGTTCCACATCGCCGCCGGCCGCGCCGTCTGGCGCATCGGCCGGCCGTCCCGCGCGGAGGAGCACTTCCGCGCGGCCTATCACATCAGCAGGTGGGATTTCGAGGACACCGCGGGAATGCTGCGCTCCCGGAATCTCCTCGGCCTCTGCTTCCTGAGCGCGGGCGAGTTCCACCGCGCGGTCGGCGAGTTCGCGCGCGGCCAGCTTCAGGCGCGCGACGCGGGCCTCTATCACGAAGAGGCGTCGTTCTCGCTCAACTTGAGCATCGCATTGGCGAAGCTCGGACGACTCGAGGAGGCCGACCAGGGCCTCGCCCGCGCGCGGACTTTGTTCGGCGAGCGCGGGCACTCTCGAGGCAAGGTGCAGGCGCGCCTCTTCCACGCGTTTCTCCTACGAATTGCCGGCGACCTCGCCAAGGCGGACACGCAGGTGCGGGGAGCTCTCTCGGAAGCCGAGGAGCACGGTTTCGAGCGCGAGCAGATCATCGCGCTCGAGTACCTGGGCGACCTCGCCCTCGACCGCCACGAGAATCAATCGGCCATCGAGAGCTACGATCGCGCGCTCGTCCACGCGGAGAAGCTGGCGCCCGAGGGAGACCTGGTGCCGGAGCTGAGTCGCCGGATTGCCGAGATCCACGTCCGGATCGGGGAGCCGAACCGGGCGTTGATCACGTGCGAACGCGGGCTCCGCGTCGCGAGAAGGATCAACGACCGGTTCGAAGAGGCCGCGACGTACCGCGTGATGTCGATGGCGCACCTCCTGCTGTCGCACCGGGAGAAGGCGATCCGGACGGCGCACGAAGGCATCTTGCAGCTGCGGAAGCTGGAGGCGCTGTACGAGCTCACGCGCCTCCTCGTCTGGGCGGGCGAGATCCTGCTCACAGGCGGGGACGCCGAAGAGCGGCGCGCGGCCCGCGACTATCTCTGGGAGGCGCGCAGCCTCGCCATGTCGATGAAGCTCGACCACTGGGTCGAGCGCGTCGAGAAGATCCTGGGCGTGGAGATCGCGTCCCTTCCGGTTGTCGTCCCCGCGCCGGAGGGGGTATCCGCGGGAAGCGACGCGCCGCCGCGGGGCGCCGACCCCGGCTGCTTCAAGCTCGGCGTCGTCACTCAGGATCCGCGGCTGATCGACCTGGTGCGGATCCTCGAGCGCGCCTCGAGCAGCCGGCTGCCGATCCTGATCCTGGGGGAGACCGGCACCGGCAAGGAAGCGCTGGCCCGCGCGGCGCACTCGTTGAGCGACCGGTCGGGTCACGTCTTCGTCGTGGGGCACTGCGCCGCGCTCCCCGACGGCCAGCTCGACATCGAGCTCTTCGGACGGGATGCGGCGGGAGGGCCTGGCGGCGAGCGCGCACGGGCCGGGCTCTTCGAGACGGCTCACCGCGGGGTGATCTTCCTCGATGAGGTGAGCGAGCTCTTGACCGCCGCCCAGGCGAAGCTTCTGCGCGTGATCGAGATGGGCGAGCTCCGCCGCGTGGGCGGCATGGGACTCCGCCAGGTGGACGCGCGCGTCATCGCGGCGTCCACTCGCGATCTGGGGGGCCTCGTCCGGCGGGGGCTCTTCCGCGACGATCTCTACTATCGGCTGAACGGGATCCGCCTCGAGGTCCCGCCGCTCCGGGAGCGACCGGGCGACATCGAGCTGATCGGCCGCTACCTGCTCGAGCGCGCCTGCGTGCAGGCACACAAGACCGTCACGCTGAGCGAATCGGCGTGGGCCTACCTCATGTCGTACGCTTGGCCCGGAAACGTCCGGGAGCTTCGAAACGTCATCGACCGGGCCGTGGCCCTCGCCCAGGACGGCGACCGGTGCCGCGCGGAAGCGGTCCAGGTTCAGATCCCGGGACGCAATGGGGCCCGGCACGGGCAGGCCGGTGCGCGCGGCGCTGGCCGCCCCGCTTCCGCCGACGAGCGCGACATGATCCTGAACGCGCTTCGCACGCACGGCGGAAATCAGTCGGAGGCCGCCCGCAGCCTGGGCGGAATGAAGCGCACGACCCTCCTCTACAAGATCAAGAAGCTCGACATCCGCCCCGAGGAGTACGGACACTCCACCGGCGCCTGA
- the nuoF gene encoding NADH-quinone oxidoreductase subunit NuoF, which translates to MSANGRVLMATVDLPGSHTLEVYRKHGGYEALAAALTKQPEEIIDVVKRSGLRGRGGAGFPTGTKWGFVPKSTDKPKYLCVNADESEPGAFKDRLLCAKDPHQVLEGTVIGAYAIGARRAYIYIRGEFAEEARILQSAIDEARAAGLVGKNILNSGFDCDVVMYLGAGAYICGEETGLIESIEGKRGEPRLKPPFPAVVGLFGCPTVVNNVETLACVPHIVKRGWEWFASIGPERNSGPKLYGLSGHVNRPGVYEAPMGIPLRALIEEYGGGVPGGRPVKGVIPGGASCPVLTGDEIDIPMDFDSLTRAGSLFGTGTPIVMDDTTCMVRAAWITARFFAHESCGQCTPCREGCGWLQRLLWKIETGNGVERDLDILLSVTDEIEGNTICALGDAAAWPARGFAKKFRDEFLQHIREKRCPIGSGSLH; encoded by the coding sequence ATGAGCGCGAACGGACGCGTGCTGATGGCGACGGTCGACCTCCCGGGTTCCCACACCCTCGAGGTCTACAGGAAGCACGGGGGCTACGAGGCCCTCGCGGCGGCGCTCACGAAGCAGCCCGAGGAGATCATCGACGTCGTGAAACGCTCCGGACTGCGCGGCCGCGGCGGCGCGGGGTTCCCGACCGGCACCAAATGGGGGTTCGTCCCCAAGTCGACCGACAAGCCGAAGTATCTCTGCGTGAACGCCGACGAGAGCGAGCCGGGGGCGTTCAAAGACCGCCTCCTCTGCGCGAAGGATCCGCATCAGGTCCTCGAGGGGACCGTGATCGGGGCCTACGCGATCGGAGCGCGCCGGGCCTACATCTACATCCGCGGGGAGTTCGCCGAGGAAGCGCGGATTCTCCAGTCGGCGATCGACGAAGCGCGGGCGGCCGGCCTGGTCGGGAAGAACATCCTGAACTCGGGCTTCGACTGCGACGTGGTGATGTACTTGGGCGCGGGCGCCTACATCTGCGGCGAGGAAACCGGCCTGATCGAATCGATCGAGGGGAAGCGCGGCGAGCCTCGGCTCAAGCCTCCGTTCCCCGCGGTCGTCGGCCTCTTCGGCTGTCCCACGGTGGTGAACAACGTGGAGACGCTGGCCTGCGTGCCGCACATCGTGAAGCGCGGCTGGGAGTGGTTCGCCTCGATCGGCCCCGAGCGGAACTCCGGCCCCAAGCTATATGGGTTGAGCGGGCACGTGAATCGTCCCGGCGTCTACGAAGCGCCCATGGGCATTCCGCTGCGCGCGCTGATCGAGGAATACGGCGGCGGGGTGCCCGGCGGACGGCCGGTGAAGGGGGTCATCCCCGGAGGGGCCTCGTGCCCGGTCCTGACCGGCGACGAGATCGACATCCCGATGGACTTCGACTCGCTCACCCGCGCCGGATCGCTCTTCGGCACAGGGACGCCGATCGTCATGGACGATACGACGTGCATGGTGCGCGCGGCGTGGATCACGGCGCGCTTCTTCGCCCACGAGTCGTGCGGGCAGTGCACGCCCTGCCGCGAGGGATGCGGCTGGCTCCAGCGCCTCCTCTGGAAGATCGAGACCGGAAACGGCGTCGAGCGCGACCTCGACATCCTTCTCTCGGTCACGGATGAGATCGAAGGAAACACGATCTGCGCGCTGGGCGACGCGGCGGCATGGCCCGCGCGCGGCTTCGCGAAGAAATTCCGGGACGAATTCCTGCAGCATATCCGCGAGAAGCGCTGTCCGATCGGCAGCGGCTCGCTCCACTAG
- a CDS encoding 2Fe-2S iron-sulfur cluster binding domain-containing protein, translating into MATVKVKVDGREVVVEKGTNLIEAGKKAGVLVPSFCYHPGLPVVGVCRICLCEVEGRPKLVAGCATPVEEGMHVITRSAKVRDARRAVMELLLIHHPLDCPMCDKGGECTLQDYTIMMGPAASRFEFEKTTWPEEDVGGKLILNKNRCILCLRCVNLCREVAGEDEIAVLGRGEETYIGTVAGRKITNELAGNIADICPVGALTSTDFRFRARPWELQPVPSVCTLCSKGCNTNVGYHPRRNEVVRITARENMDVNQWWICDRGRGGFHPVHDPKRLTAPAGRNGTPGAAATTWQDAITAIALKLRAILAQHGEGSVGIVGSAELTNEECFLTRSIFRDSLGIANLDFPARPQPPVVYKQFTIEGDQNPNTRGARAIGIAPGPQGLGLADMMRAAAEGGIRALIFLRGGPLERFGDPTVVARAIGQVELLVVVDSHPSPVSERAHWVLPGVSFAEREGTYTNSKGRVQRAPKVFTLRGDTREDWRILQDLGRALGVWTMESLGPDQIFQRLALAHPAFGGLDYTVLGELGAPLAAATADVAVG; encoded by the coding sequence ATGGCCACGGTGAAGGTCAAGGTCGACGGCCGCGAGGTCGTCGTCGAGAAGGGGACGAACCTGATCGAGGCGGGGAAGAAGGCCGGCGTCCTCGTCCCCAGCTTCTGCTACCACCCCGGCCTGCCGGTCGTCGGCGTCTGCCGCATCTGCCTCTGCGAGGTCGAGGGCCGGCCGAAGCTCGTCGCGGGCTGCGCCACCCCGGTCGAGGAGGGGATGCACGTGATCACCCGGTCGGCCAAGGTGCGCGACGCGCGGCGCGCCGTCATGGAGCTCCTGCTCATCCACCACCCGCTCGATTGCCCGATGTGCGACAAGGGCGGGGAGTGCACGCTGCAGGACTACACGATCATGATGGGCCCGGCCGCCTCCCGCTTCGAGTTCGAGAAGACCACGTGGCCGGAGGAGGACGTCGGCGGGAAGCTCATCCTGAACAAGAACCGCTGCATCCTCTGCCTCCGCTGCGTGAACCTCTGCAGGGAGGTCGCCGGAGAGGACGAGATCGCCGTGCTCGGCCGCGGCGAGGAGACCTACATCGGCACGGTCGCCGGGCGAAAGATCACGAACGAGCTGGCCGGGAACATCGCCGACATCTGTCCGGTCGGCGCGCTCACCAGCACGGACTTCCGCTTTCGCGCGCGCCCCTGGGAGCTCCAGCCCGTGCCGTCGGTCTGCACGCTCTGCTCCAAGGGATGCAACACGAACGTCGGCTATCACCCGCGGCGGAACGAGGTCGTCCGGATCACGGCCCGCGAGAACATGGACGTGAACCAATGGTGGATCTGCGACCGCGGGCGTGGGGGATTCCATCCGGTGCACGATCCCAAGCGGCTCACGGCTCCGGCCGGGCGGAACGGCACCCCGGGTGCGGCCGCGACCACCTGGCAGGACGCGATCACGGCGATCGCCCTCAAGCTTCGCGCCATCCTGGCGCAGCACGGCGAGGGCTCGGTGGGGATCGTCGGATCCGCCGAGCTCACGAACGAGGAGTGCTTCCTCACACGCTCGATTTTCCGGGACTCCCTGGGCATCGCGAATCTCGACTTTCCCGCGCGTCCGCAGCCCCCCGTCGTCTACAAGCAATTCACGATCGAGGGGGACCAGAATCCGAACACGCGGGGTGCCCGTGCGATCGGCATCGCGCCCGGCCCCCAGGGGCTCGGCCTCGCCGACATGATGCGGGCGGCCGCGGAGGGCGGGATCCGCGCGCTCATCTTCCTCCGCGGGGGACCGCTGGAACGCTTCGGCGATCCCACGGTGGTGGCCCGCGCCATCGGCCAGGTGGAGCTCCTGGTGGTGGTCGATTCCCACCCGTCGCCGGTCTCGGAGCGGGCCCACTGGGTCCTTCCGGGTGTGAGCTTCGCGGAGCGGGAAGGGACCTATACCAACTCGAAGGGACGCGTCCAGCGCGCCCCGAAGGTCTTCACCCTCCGGGGAGACACGCGCGAGGACTGGCGAATCCTGCAAGACCTCGGCCGCGCGCTCGGCGTGTGGACGATGGAGAGCCTCGGCCCCGACCAGATCTTCCAGCGCTTGGCGCTCGCCCACCCCGCCTTCGGCGGCCTCGACTACACGGTCCTGGGAGAGCTGGGTGCACCGCTCGCCGCCGCGACGGCGGACGTCGCCGTGGGGTGA
- a CDS encoding ZIP family magnesium transporter: protein MLAAAFGVVAGLANVVGGWLAVGRQGWDRVRQSYFVAAGAGFMLAAVFLRMVPESYRLIAARGGAPLGVGTLILVGYLIVHAAEHVLVGHFHFGEETHREHWVEPVVGTTALIGLLLHTLLDGVSIGSGFLIRPSLGILIAIAIILHKVPEGFTVGSIMVAAGRSRREAVMSAAWLGIATVVGVVTISFWSGLVVYALPLSAGAALYVAASDLIPAVNEAKGIGMALGVFGGVLLFYISESILGSLGL from the coding sequence ATGCTGGCCGCCGCCTTCGGGGTGGTCGCCGGGCTCGCCAATGTCGTCGGGGGATGGCTCGCGGTCGGGCGCCAGGGATGGGACCGCGTCCGCCAGAGCTACTTCGTCGCCGCGGGCGCGGGCTTCATGCTCGCCGCCGTATTTCTCCGCATGGTGCCCGAGAGCTACCGGCTGATCGCCGCGCGCGGCGGGGCGCCGCTCGGCGTGGGTACGCTCATCCTCGTCGGCTACCTGATCGTCCACGCTGCGGAGCACGTCCTCGTCGGGCACTTCCATTTCGGCGAGGAGACGCACCGCGAGCACTGGGTGGAGCCGGTCGTGGGCACGACCGCCCTGATCGGCCTGCTCCTCCACACGCTGCTCGACGGCGTCTCCATCGGCTCCGGGTTTCTCATCCGGCCCTCTCTGGGGATCCTCATCGCCATCGCGATCATCCTGCACAAGGTCCCCGAGGGGTTCACGGTCGGGTCGATCATGGTGGCTGCGGGCCGGTCGCGCCGGGAGGCCGTCATGAGCGCCGCGTGGCTGGGAATCGCCACGGTCGTAGGCGTGGTCACGATCTCCTTCTGGTCGGGGCTCGTCGTCTACGCGCTCCCGCTCTCGGCCGGAGCGGCGCTTTACGTCGCGGCTTCCGACCTGATCCCAGCCGTGAACGAGGCGAAGGGGATCGGGATGGCCCTCGGCGTCTTTGGCGGAGTGCTTTTGTTCTATATCTCGGAGTCGATTCTCGGGAGCCTGGGGTTGTGA
- a CDS encoding methyltransferase domain-containing protein: MNQMGRAAGPLSASGRLSPVPILQTVTGFWASQALMAAVELRLFTILFGGPKSAAEVAAEVGTDPAALEALMDANCALGFLHRTGDRYRNDEVSNAYLVEGSPGSYVELVHFMRDPLFGIWQSLRDTVQTGKSPNAPNAMGEIEVSLARAFHNGVYATMMRVAEILDIEFSAYTKILDLGSHTGAGALCLARRYPQFQATILDRAAFQPVAEEYIRGMKLEERVRFLPGNPEDGQPDGDYDLVLLAHHLSRQSRASIPGFLQSVKQSLRSGGTLLVTEFLLEDSKAEPREAALYRLNVLATYGAGYAGALTRTELYRLLQEAGFANVDMVGLPMFGITAITATKS; this comes from the coding sequence ATGAACCAAATGGGCCGTGCGGCGGGGCCGCTCTCAGCATCCGGGCGTCTGAGCCCCGTCCCAATCTTGCAGACAGTCACCGGCTTCTGGGCGAGTCAGGCCCTCATGGCGGCGGTTGAGCTGCGTCTCTTCACGATCCTCTTCGGTGGGCCAAAGTCAGCCGCCGAGGTGGCCGCCGAGGTGGGCACCGACCCCGCCGCGCTCGAGGCCCTGATGGACGCCAACTGCGCCCTGGGCTTCCTCCACCGGACGGGCGATCGATACCGGAACGACGAGGTCTCAAACGCCTACCTGGTCGAGGGGTCACCCGGATCGTACGTGGAGCTGGTCCACTTCATGCGTGACCCGCTCTTCGGCATCTGGCAGTCGCTTCGAGATACGGTGCAGACCGGGAAATCGCCGAACGCGCCGAACGCGATGGGCGAGATCGAAGTGTCGCTCGCGCGGGCGTTCCACAACGGCGTCTACGCGACGATGATGAGGGTCGCCGAGATCCTCGACATCGAATTCAGCGCGTATACGAAAATCCTCGATCTGGGCAGCCATACCGGGGCCGGGGCGCTCTGCCTCGCCCGGCGCTATCCGCAGTTTCAGGCCACGATCCTCGACCGCGCCGCGTTTCAGCCGGTGGCCGAAGAGTACATCCGCGGCATGAAGCTGGAGGAGCGCGTCCGGTTCCTTCCGGGAAATCCCGAGGACGGACAGCCGGACGGGGACTACGACCTCGTTCTCCTCGCCCATCATCTGTCGCGCCAGAGCCGCGCGTCGATCCCGGGCTTCCTCCAGAGCGTGAAGCAGTCGCTCCGCTCGGGAGGCACCCTCCTGGTTACGGAATTCCTGCTCGAAGACTCCAAGGCGGAGCCGCGGGAGGCGGCCCTCTATCGCCTCAACGTCCTGGCCACCTACGGCGCGGGCTACGCGGGCGCCCTGACGCGGACCGAGCTCTACCGGCTGCTTCAGGAGGCGGGCTTCGCGAACGTCGACATGGTCGGGCTCCCGATGTTCGGCATCACGGCAATCACCGCTACCAAGAGCTGA